The genome window GAAATGGCCTGACCGTTGACTGCAACAAAGCAAAAGGCGCCGAAAGGCGCCTTTTTGCTGTTACTGGCCCCACCGCCAATTCCTGTGGGAGCGAGCTTGCTCGCGATGGCGGCGGCACATCCTGCATCAATGCAAGCTGACCCTCTGCTATCGCGAGCAAGCTCGCTCCCACAAGGAGGGCGGGGGCATCAAATCGCAGGCAAACAAAAACGCCCGGCATCTAGCCGGGCGTCTTGTATTGACTTGTTAGCGAGCGCGGTAAGTGATGCGCCCTTTGCTCAAGTCATAGGGCGTCAGCTCGACGCGCACTTTGTCACCGGTAAGAATACGAATGTAGTTCTTGCGCATCTTGCCGGAGATATGCGCGGTTACGACGTGCCCATTTTCCAACTCCACACGAAACATGGTGTTGGGCAGGGTGTCGACGACAGTGCCTTCCATTTCGAAGCTGTCTTCTTTCGACATGCAGTAAAGCCCTCGGTATCCAGTGAATGGCCCGGTGCAACTGCGCCAGGCAAAAGCGGCGTGCATTG of Pseudomonas fluorescens contains these proteins:
- the infA gene encoding translation initiation factor IF-1; translated protein: MSKEDSFEMEGTVVDTLPNTMFRVELENGHVVTAHISGKMRKNYIRILTGDKVRVELTPYDLSKGRITYRAR